The proteins below are encoded in one region of Chrysemys picta bellii isolate R12L10 chromosome 4, ASM1138683v2, whole genome shotgun sequence:
- the TUFM gene encoding elongation factor Tu, mitochondrial, with protein sequence MAAHAMLVRGGRSGAAGFRGCLSHYLLGVLGTVSPPSPASRLCPLLLRSFAVEAKKTYVRDKPHVNVGTIGHVDHGKTTLTAAITKVLAEAGGAKFKKYEEIDNAPEEKARGITINSSHVEYATANRHYAHTDCPGHADYVKNMITGTSPLDGCILVVAATDGQMPQTREHLLLAKQIGVQHIVVYINKADAVEDQEMLELVELEIRELLSEFGYDGEKTPVIVGSALCALEHRSPELGLNSIMKLLDAVDTHIPLPMRELDKPFLLPIESIYSIPGRGTVVTGTLERGIIRKGDDCEFVGRNRNMRSVVTGIEMFHQNLERAEAGDNLGALVRGLKREDVRRGMVMCKPGSIKPHQKIEAQVYILSKEEGGRHKPFVSNYMPVMFSLTWDMACRTILPPGKEMVMPGEDTALTLTLQHPMVLEEGQRFTLRDGNRTIGTGVVTKTLEMGPDDKWGA encoded by the exons GTTTCCGGGGCTGCCTCTCCCACTACCTGCTGGGCGTCTTGGGGACG GTatccccacccagcccagcctcccgcCTCTGCCCTCTCCTGCTGCGCAGCTTCGCTGTCGAGGCCAAGAAAACCTACGTGCGGGACAAGCCCCATGTCAATGTGGGCACCATCGGGCACGTGGACCACGGCAAGACCACACTGACGGCTGCCATCACCAAAG tcctagCTGAGGCTGGAGGTGCCAAGTTCAAGAAGTACGAGGAGATCGACAATGCGCCAGAGGAGAAGGCTCGTGGCATCACCATCAACTCCTCCCATGTGGAGTATGCCACGGCCAACCGGCACTACGCCCACACCGACTGCCCCGGCCACGCCGACTACGTCAAG AACATGATCACTGGCACCTCTCCCCTAGACGGCTGCATCCTTGTGGTGGCAGCGACAGACGGGCAGATGCCGCAGACCCGAGAGCACTTGCTGCTGGCCAAACAG ATCGGGGTGCAGCACATCGTGGTGTACATCAACAAGGCGGACGCGGTGGAGGACCAGGAGATGCTGGAGCTGGTGGAGCTGGAGATCCGGGAGCTGCTCTCCGAGTTTGGCTACGATGGGGAGAAGACGCCCGTCATCGTGGGCTCtgccctctgcgccctggag caccgCAGCCCCGAGCTGGGACTGAACTCCATCATGAAGCTGCTGGACGCGGTCGACACGCACATCCCACTGCCCATGCGGGAGCTGGACAAGCCGTTCCTGCTGCCCATCGAATCAATCTACTCCATTCCAG GGCGTGGGACGGTGGTGACGGGGACGCTGGAGCGTGGCATCATCAGGAAGGGGGATGACTGCGAGTTTGTGGGACGCAACCGGAACATGCGCTCCGTGGTGACAG GCATCGAGATGTTCCACCAGAACCTGGAGCGGGCCGAGGCCGGGGACAACCTTGGCGCACTGGTGCGGGGGCTGAAGCGGGAGGACGTGCGGCGTGGCATGGTGATGTGCAAACCGGGCTCCATCAAGCCCCATCAGAAGATCGAGGCCCAG GTGTACATCCTCAGCAAGGAGGAGGGCGGGCGGCACAAGCCTTTCGTCTCTAACTACATGCCTGTCATGTTCTCCCTGACCTGGGACATGGCCTGTCGGACCATCCTGCCCCCTGGAAAG GAGATGGTGATGCCCGGCGAGGACACAGCCCTGACCCTCACCCTGCAGCACCCCATGGTACTGGAGGAAGGTCAGCGCTTCACATTGCGTGACGGCAACCGCACCATTGGCACCGGTGTGGTCACCAAGACGCTGGAGATGGGGCCAGATGATAAGTGGGGGGCATAA